In the Vulpes vulpes isolate BD-2025 chromosome 12, VulVul3, whole genome shotgun sequence genome, AGGGATGCAGACCcggcagaggagggggaggggcggcgggacCTCAGGGTGCGGACCACggcagggggggagggggcggcaggACCTCAGGGTGCGGACCcggcagaggaaggggagggggcggcgggatCTCTGGGTACGAACCccggcaggggagggggaggggcaccgGGACCTCAGGGTGCGGAcacctgcaggggagggagagggggcggCGGGACCTCAGGGTGCGGAcccctgcaggggagggggagggggcggcaggACCTCAGGGTGCGGACCcggcagaggaaggggagggggcggcgggatCTCTGGGTACGAACCCCGGCAGGGGAGGGTGAGGGGCACCGGGACCTCAGGGTGCGGAcccctgcaggggagggggaggggcggcgggacCTCAGGGTGCGGAcccctgcaggggagggggaggggcggcgggacCTCGGGGTGCGGAcccctgcaggggagggggaggggcggcgggacCTCGGGGTGCGGATCCTAGCCGAGGAGGGCCCCAgggtgcgggcgggggcgggggcgggccggggccagTGTGGGCGGCCGTGGGCCCCGGTGGCGCTGTGAGCGCGGCGGGGAGCGCCCCGACCTGCGCGGGGCCCGCGGAGCCGCAGTGGGGCCCACGCTCACGGGCCCTTAGGACCCCCGGAGCCTGCCCCGGTGCTGGGTGCGGGAGCCGCCGCACTGCCAGTGGCCTCGAGCGCAGCTTGATTCCTGTACATCCCTCTACAGTTGATGAAAAAACGCAGTGTCACGGGGTGGCGAGCTGGAGGGACTTCTTTTTAGGTTACAAAGACCAGGATGTTCGGTGCCTTCAGGGGCGCCGCGGGCGCCGAGCCCCACTGTCGCGGGCCCTGCCTGTCGGCTGGTGGCAGGTGCGGGGCCGTGGCTCCgacgggggcgcgggggggggggggcgaggccGCGGCTCTCCGAGGGCCCGGCGCTCCCGTCCGCACCCCCCGCCTCTTCCCCCCCctcgcctcccccctcccccccccccctgccgATGCACATTCACACCGAGctgcgccctccccgcgcccggcTACAGCCACCGGCCCCCGCGGGGCTGccgctccccccctcccctgccctctccctcctctccctcctcggATCCCCGCAGGGCTGCCgttccccctctcctctccccatccccctccctttttccccctcctctccccccaccaccccctccccgaCCCTGTAGGGCTGCCGCTCCTCCCGCCCCCTgcgctctcccccctccctcctcccctctgctccctcctctctcccccgccccccccaccggCCCCCGCGGGGACAGGGCGACCCGCCTGCTGCTGTCCGAGGTCCGGGCTGCTGCCTGCAGGGCTGGGTGGGGTTGGCACCCGAGCACGGATCCCCGAGGCAGTGGCGGGGCGGGGTCTCCTCAGCCCTCACCAGGCCGGCCCGCCCATCAGGGGCGGCTGTGACCTTCAGCCCTGCCGGGGGCGCCCGCGTCCCCAGCATCCGGGGCTCTCCGTGCCGGGGGATCCGCCACGACCCCCTCCCAGGACAGTGCCCCTggcagcctgggggaggggccgccACCCTGCGCCCCGACGAGCCCCTCTGCGACGAGCCCCTCTGCGGCAGCCCCAACAGCACAGGGCTGCAGCTCtaggcccccccgccccgtccccacGGGGCCCCTGCTCCAAGGACTCACTGGCATCCAGGGTGCCAGCCCCCTCCCCGACCTGTGTGTCTTTCCCCAGTTTTGGGAGGTCATCAGTGACGAGCACGGGATCGACCCCACCGGCAGTTACCATGGAGACAGCGACTTGCAGCTGGAGAGAATCAACGTGTACTACAATGAAGCTGCAGGTGATGAGCGATGCTTTCTGCCCAGTCCCCTTGCTTTGCACGCTGGGGCCGACGCAGTGTCCTAGGGACAGACGGACGGCCGGGGCACAGAAAGGCTGCTTGCATGCATTTAAGGGGTCAGCGCCTAAAATGACCCGCGCAGCCCCCCTGACTCCTGCATGTTGGCCATGACTAAGCGGCTGCCGCTGGCTCCTCTTCTAAGGCAGAGAGACAGCTCTGTTCGCTGCCTTTTGTCTCTGTTGCTAGAATTTTCTCTAATGATGCTGCTGTGAGAGGCGCATGGAGCACGGCCTGGGCTGTGATCCCTGTGCCCCCGCCCGTCTAAGTCCAGCTCTGTTCCCCGCAGGTAACAAATACGTGCCTCGGGCCATCCTGGTGGATCTGGAGCCGGGCACCATGGACTCGGTCCGGTCCGGGCCATTTGGCCAGATCTTCAGGCCCGACAACTTCGTGTTCGGTACGTAGTCACGGTCAGGGCAACGGGCTCCAGGAGTCTCCTTCCTCAACACCGGGCAAGTCCCGATTCTTAGCGTCGCCTGCCAGGTGGAGACTGGGGGTCCACAGAGGCCTGGGTCCTAgcctgagcccccagcccctctccgGGTGGCTCCGGGGACAGTGTGGGCCCAAGGCGGCCTCTAGAGCCCTCCCAGCGCGCAGTGGCCTGGGACAGGTCAAGAACGCAGAGCAGGACCAGCGTCCCCCCAGGAGTCGGTGGGCTTCTGGTAGCATCGCAGCCCAGGGCCAGCGGGCAGCCACTTCAGGAGGCCAAAGGCCAAGGGCACAGGTTATGCCCAGAAGTGGAGGCAGCTGTTTACGGCCCGTCTCCTCGGATCATACTGTGCCCTTGCTCCCGCCTGTTTATTGCATCTACTGTGAACATTTGTACAGAGCTCCTATAAAACCAGTTTGGTTTTATTAAACCACCTTCCTGATAAGTTAATAATTCCATATAAACTAAACTTGCTTTTATCTCATTATGATCTCCAGTGGTTTTGAGGATCATTGATATGTAGAAAATTTCCATGGGTAAAAAAGGGTATATATAAGAGCAGAATCGGCAAGTCTGCAGATTAGTCTGCAGTCCAATGACAATTCAGAATTCCTAATGTTTTAGTGTCTGATATTCTCCTTTCCGCCCCCGGCAGGCCAGAGCGGTGCCGGGAACAACTGGGCCAAGGGCCACTACACGGAGGGCGCCGAGCTGGTGGACTCGGTGCTGGACGTGGTGAGGAAGGAGTCGGAGAGCTGTGACTGCCTGCAGGGCTTCCAGCTGACGCACTCGCTGGGCGGCGGCACGGGCTCGGGCATGGGCACGCTGCTCATCAGCAAGATCCGCGAGGAGTACCCCGACCGCATCATGAACACCTTCAGCGTCATGCCCTCGCCCAAGGTGTCGGACACGGTGGTGGAGCCCTACAACGCCACCTTGTCGGTGCACCAGCTGGTGGAGAACACCGATGAGACCTATTCCATCGACAACGAGGCCCTGTACGACATCTGCTTCCGCACCCTGAAGCTGACCACCCCCACCTACGGCGACCTCAACCACCTGGTGTCGGCCACCATGAGCGGGGTCACCACCTGCCTGCGCTTCCCGGGCCAGCTCAATGCCGACCTGCGCAAGCTGGCCGTGAACATGGTGCCCTTCCCGCGCCTGCACTTCTTCATGCCCGGCTTCGCCCCGCTCACCAGCCGCGGCAGCCAGCAGTACCGGGCGCTCACGGTGCCCGAGCTCACCCAGCAGATGTTCGACTCCAAGAACATGATGGCCGCGTGCGACCCGCGCCACGGCCGCTACCTGACGGTGGCCGCTATCTTCCGCGGCCGCATGTCCATGAAGGAGGTGGACGAGCAGATGCTCAACGTGCAGAACAAGAACAGCAGCTACTTCGTCGAGTGGATCCCCAACAACGTCAAGACGGCCGTGTGCGACATCCCGCCGCGCGGCCTGAAGATGTCGGCCACCTTCATCGGCAACAGCACGGCCATCCAGGAGCTGTTCAAGCGCATCTCGGAGCAGTTCACGG is a window encoding:
- the TUBB2A gene encoding tubulin beta-2A chain, yielding MREIVHIQAGQCGNQIGAKFWEVISDEHGIDPTGSYHGDSDLQLERINVYYNEAAGNKYVPRAILVDLEPGTMDSVRSGPFGQIFRPDNFVFGQSGAGNNWAKGHYTEGAELVDSVLDVVRKESESCDCLQGFQLTHSLGGGTGSGMGTLLISKIREEYPDRIMNTFSVMPSPKVSDTVVEPYNATLSVHQLVENTDETYSIDNEALYDICFRTLKLTTPTYGDLNHLVSATMSGVTTCLRFPGQLNADLRKLAVNMVPFPRLHFFMPGFAPLTSRGSQQYRALTVPELTQQMFDSKNMMAACDPRHGRYLTVAAIFRGRMSMKEVDEQMLNVQNKNSSYFVEWIPNNVKTAVCDIPPRGLKMSATFIGNSTAIQELFKRISEQFTAMFRRKAFLHWYTGEGMDEMEFTEAESNMNDLVSEYQQYQDATADEQGEFEEEEGEDEA